The genomic stretch GACTTCCACCGGGATTTCGTCAAAGGTAACGTCAAGGCCCGTTCGCGGATGATTGCTCAGTATGAAATTGCCGGCCTGACCCATGGCCTGGTGCTGGGTACCGACCACAGCGCCGAGAATATCACCGGTTTCTACACCAAGTGGGGTGACGGTGCCTGCGATCTGGCGCCGTTGTTTGGCCTGTCCAAACGCCAGGTGCGAGCCTTGGCCAAGCATCTGGGTGCCCCGGATCTGCTGGTGGGCAAGGTGCCCACGGCCGACCTTGAAAGCCTTACCCCACAAAAGGCCGACGAAGCCGCCCTTGGCCTGACCTACGACGAAATCGACGATTTCCTCGAAGGCAAGTCGGTGTCCGATGACGTGCGCGACCGCCTGGTGCAGATTTACCTGCGCACCCAGCACAAGCGCAAGCCTATCCCCACTCTCTATGACTGAAAAGGCCTGTGGGGCCGACTCAGCCAAAACTGACCGTATCGGGGCCGAAAGGCCCCTTTTGTTAGGGGATAAAGCCTGGTTTTTGTATCTGGTGCGCACCGCCAAGGGCCACCTTTATACCGGCATCACCCTGGATGTGGCCCGGCGCTTTGCCGAGCATCAGGCGGGGAAGGGCGCCAAGGCGTTGCGCGGTAAGGGGCCGCTGACCCTGGTTTACTGGGAGCTGGTGGGGGCGCATTCGGCGGCCTTGAAACGGGAACTGACCGTCAAGGCCCTGTCCAAGGCCCGCAAAGAGGCCCTGGTCAGCGCCTTTTGCGGCTCTGGCAGCAAGGCTAAGGATTGCTAAGGCCCCATTGTTGAAGGATACCGTCGACCATGAAAAGAGACCGACCAGACCCTCTCTTTCGGAAGGTCAATACCAAGGCACGTGGAGTCCACCACCGGTTTGGGGGCCACTACCGGCACCTGCGTAACAGCAAGGGTGCCGGGTCCACCAAGATGGCCAAGGATGTGGAGCGGGGGCTGGACTACACCCCGCTTTTTCGCTTCCTGCTGGCCAAGGTAGGGCAGCTTTGGGACCCGGTGTTTGCCGAGGCCGTTGCCAGGCTCGACAAAAAAGAACCCATTTTTTGGCTGGTGGCCTCGGATCTTGCCCATGGCGAACCCTATGTGCGGATAGGGGAAAACAGCTATTTCAGCGGACTCTATGTGGATGACAACGGCATCTTGCAAAGGGTGGCCCCAGAGCTTGACGAAACCAGCCTTGCGCCCAGCTGTCATTGCTGCACTCATACTTTCAATGGCAAAACCTTCACCCAAGAGTACCCGTTCTGAGGCTGTATTGGGCATTGGCGGTTTGGGTAAAAGGCATGGCTATGGGAGAAGACGGCCCGAACTTCTATGCTGAGGAGAAGCCAATCGCAGGGCAGGACCGCTACCATGAAATACCGCAAATTCGAATGCACCGTCTGTGGTCACATCTATGACGAGGAGCAGGGGGAACCCGAGGAGGGCATTGCTCCTGGCACCCTTTGGGACGACATTCCCGATGACTGGGTCTGCCCCGAGTGCGGTGCAGCCAAGGCCGATTATGTGGAGATCGCGCCGGCGTAAAAGTCCGTCAACAACGAGTGGGGGTCCAGTCGTGTATTCGAACGCGACAGCCTTGTCCGCAACAGCCTTAGCTGGCCCTCTGGGCGGGACCATGGATGGTCGGCATCAGCCCGGGCTAGCCAACCTCCATGGCACACTAGCTCAATGCAGTATTTATCACAGACACTTCGCCGGTTTGGGCAAGCCCGCTATCTTGGTGGCCTGCTTGGCGGGGCCTTCGGGGAAGAGCTTGAAAAGGTAGGGGGAGTTGCCCTTTTCCTCGCCGTACTTTTCTTTCACGGATTTGACCAGCAGCCGCACGGCAGGGCTGGTTTTGTATTCGGCGTAGAAGTCCCGCACGAAACGTACGATCTCCCAATGGGCTTCGGTCAGTTCTATGCCTTCTTCGGCGGCCAGTAATGGGGCCAGCTCTTCACGCCAGTCGGCGGTGTTGAGCAGGTAGCCTTGCTTGTCGCGGGGTATGGTGTCGAGCATTTACCAGGTTACCGTTTTGTCGTATTCGAGGGTCAGTGCCACCACTTTGGGCCAGTCTATGGCGGTGACCGCCTCCGGGCAGCGCGAACCCAGGGCGCGGGCGCGGGCGTCGGCGGCTACCCAGTAGCAGGGCAGGGAGGGTAGAGCGTCCAGGGCCTGATAGCAACCGTCCCCTTGGAACAGGACGGCGTCACAGCCTTCCATCAGTTCCTGGGCACGGGCAAAGGCCTGGCGGTTGGCAATGATATGCAATGTGCTCATGGTCAAAACCTGTAGATGCAATCTTGGGCGGCCAGCACCTGGCGCAGCCCGTCGTTATTCAGCACCTTGACCTCAAGGGCCAGGTCGTCCTCGGTCAGCTGCCGGGCCGCAAGGGCTTCGCCACTGACGTAGATGTCATCCACCTCGTACAGGGGCAGGGCCCTGAAGGTGGAAAGATAGTCTTTGCTGTGGGCTTGTAAAGGGTCTTGGCCCTTCACCAGTTGCCACACGCCATCACCGATAAACAGCAGGCTCAAAGGTGCCTCGTAGGCCGAGGCGGCCAGTACCGCGTCCAGGGCTTCGCGGCCTTGCTGGTTTTCAAAGGGCAGGGCGCTGAACAAGACCCCTATCTTTTTCTCTACCATTGCACTGTCCTGTTCGATTGCGCCGAGGCGGTGACCAGCTCCCCAAGGCCGGCTTGGCGAAAGGGCGCGGCCATGGCGCAGGCCAGATCGTGGGCCTGGGCCTGCTCTTCATCCAGGATGCCACGCCGTTCGGCGGCCGCGACACAGACCGCCAGCTCCAGGCCCTGGGCCTTGGCAAAATCGCGCCATTGATGGCCGATATGGGGCTCGTCCCCCACCGCCGGTATCAGGGCATTGGCAGCGCGGACTGCCTCGCCGTAAAAAAAGACAGAGGTCAGCCGGTGGCCCTGGGCCAGGGCCGCCTCGGCAAAGGCCAGGGCTGCCTGGGGAGAGTCAGTTATCAATAAGGTAAAAGTTGCCATGCAATAAAAAAGGCCCCAACCGGGGCCTTTTGCTCGTCGGTTGCGATGATTAGTCGTCGTTCATGATACCCAGAATGTTCAGCAGACTCACAAAGATGTTGTAGATGCTGACAAAGAGGGTGACGGTGGCGCGGATGTAGTTGCGCTCGCCGCCTTGGATGATGTCGCTGGTTTGATAGAGGATGACGGCGCTGGAGAACATGATGAACAGGCCGGACAGCACCAGGTGAAAGGCTTGAGCCTTGACGAAGAAGCTGGCCACTATCATCAGCAGCAGCACCCAGAAACCGGCTTGCAGCATGCCGCCCAGGAAGGACATGTCCTTACCGGAGATCAGCACATAGGCCGAAAGGGCAAAGAAGACGGTGGCGGTGCCGGCCAGGGCCAGGGCCACAACGTCGCCCAGGCCTGCGCCCAGATACAGGCTGATGATGGGGCCCAAGGTGTAGCCCATAAAACCGGTCAGGGCGAACACCGACAGGATACCGGCGCCGGAGTTGGCGGTTTTGTGGGTCAGGAACAGCAGGCCGTAAAAGCCCACCAGGGTGATCAGAATACCCGGGGGTGGCAGCTTAAGGCTCATGGCGACATAGGCGACCAGGGCGCTGAAGGCCAGGGTCATGCCCAGCAGCCAGTAGGTGTTGCGCAGCACCTTGTTGGTACTGACCACGCCCGGGGCCGTTTGGGTATGAACAGAATATTGCTGCATAGAATCGCTCCTTTGCGATGGTTATCCCTTTGAACAGCGTCATCTTAGCAAAGTTCAACGGCCGGGTTTATTCGGATTTGGTTGGGAATTAGGCAAACAATTCAAAGGCCTCTTTACAGCCCCATGGCATCTGGCTATAGTGCTCGCCGTCAGCAACGATACCGCTTTGTTGCTGGCATGGAAGGTTGGCAGAGCGGTTGAATGCACCGGTCTTGAAAACCGGCATGGGTTAACGCCCATCCAGGGTTCAAATCCCTGACCTTCCGCCAAATCAAAGAAAAGGCCGCCCTTGGGGCGGCCTTTTTGCATTCAGAGCCTCCCTCCACTGCCTTTTTGCTTTATTTATCGGCACTTGTCCTCATTACCGGCGCGAATGCCTTGCCTGGCCCGCAGCCATTGCTTAGATTGTGGTGCAGAGAACTTGGCGTATTTGGGGGCCTCATTGATTAAGGTGCTGCTGGTCGATGACCACGATCTGGTACGGACAGGGATCCGCCGGATCATCGAAGACACGAAAGGCCTGAAGGTAGTGGGGGAAGCCCAGACCGGGGAAGAGGCCATCAAGCTGTGCCGGGAAGATGCCCCGGACGTGGTGCTGATGGATATGAACATGCCCGGTATCGGCGGCCTGGAAGCCACCCGCAAACTGGCCCGTTACTGCCCCGACACCAAGATCATCGTGCTGACCGTGGTCACCGAAGATCCCATCCCCCAAAAGGTGATGCAGGCCGGCGCTGCCGGTTACCTCACCAAGGGCGCCAACCCCGAAGAAATGATCAAAGCCATCAGGGCGGTTAGCGTCGGCCAGCGTTACCTGGCCCCGGATATCGCCCAGAAGCTGGCCTTGCGCCAGTTCAGTGGCACCGACGAAAACCCCTTTAGCCAGCTGTCCGACCGGGAGCTGCAGATCATGATGATGATCACCAAGGGGGAGAAGGTGCAGGATATCTCCGAAAAGCTGAGCCTGAGCCCCAAAACGGTCAACAGCTACCGCTATCGCCTCTTTGACAAGCTGGATATCACCAACGACGTGGAACTGACCCACCTGGCCATTCGCCACGGGATGCTCGATACCAGCAAGCTTTAAGATGTTTGACCACAAGGCGTTTTTAAAACACCTCACCGGCCAGCCCGGTGTCTACCGCATGTACGATGCCGATGGCACCGTTATCTATGTAGGTAAGGCCAAGGACCTGAAAAAGCGGGTGTCCAGCTACTTCACCCGCTCCCAGCAAAGCCCCAAGACCCTGGCCCTGGTAGCCAACATCGCCAATATCGAGGTCACGGTGACCAACACCGAGACCGAGGCGCTGATCCTCGAAAACCACCTTATCAAGGCCAACAGGCCCAAGTACAACGTGCTGCTCAGGGACGACAAGAGTTATCCCTATATTCTGGTGTCCGGTCATCGCCACCCCCGTATCGGCGTGCACAGAGGCGCCCGCAAGGAAAAGGGCGATTACTTCGGCCCTTATCCGTCCGCCGGGGCGGTACGGGAATCCCTGAAATTAATGCAGCGGCTGTTTCCGGTTCGCCAATGCGACGACAGCGTCTATCGCAACCGCTCCCGGCCCTGCCTGCAATACCAGTTAAAACGCTGCCTGGCCCCCTGTGTGGCCGGTTACGTGACCGACGAGGCCTACGCCGAACAGGTCAAGCTGGCCCGGCTGTTTTTGGCCGGCAAGAACCAGCAGGTGATAGCCAGCCTGGTGGCCAAGATGGAAGAGGCGGCCCAGGGCCTGGCCTTTGAGGCGGCGGCCCGTTTTCGCGATCAGATCCAGGCCCTTCGCACCGTTCAGGAGCGCCAATGGGTGAGCGGCGACGCCGAAGAGCTGGACATCATCGCCACCGCCGAGCGCCAGGGGGTACTGGCCGTGCAGGTGCTGATCGTTCGCGACAACAAGGTGCTGGGCTCGCGCAGCTATTTCCCGAAGATCCCCAAGGACACCGACAGCGCCGAGGCCCTGACCGCCTTTTTGCAGCAGTTCTACCTGGGGGGCATGCACGGCCGCCAGGTGCCAGCCGAAGTGCTGCTGGACCAGAACCTGGACGAACTGGCGCTACTGGCCGAGGCGGTCAGCCTGGAGGCGGGGCGCAAGGTGCAGTTCAAGGTCAAGGTCCGGGGCGAGCGGCGCCGCTACCTGGAGCTGGCCCGCAAGAACGCCGAAACGGCCCTGGATGCCCAGCTGGCCCACAAGGGCACCCTGGCCGGCCGCTACAAGGCCCTCAAGGGCTTTTTGGCCCTGGCCGAACCCATAGAGCGGATGGAGTGCTTTGATATTTCCCACACCCAGGGCACCCATACGGTGGCGTCCAACGTGGTGTTCGGCCCTGAAGGGCCGCTGAAATCCGACTACCGGCGCTTCAATATCGACGGCATTACCCCAGGGGACGACTACGCCGCCATGGCCCAGGCCATGGCCCGGCGCTTTAAGAGCCCGGAAGACACCTTGCCCGACATCCTCTTTATCGACGGCGGCAAGGGCCAGCTGGCCCAGGCCGAAGCCCATTTTGAGGACTGGCCAAGGGCGCCGCTGCTGGTGGGGGTAGCCAAGGGGGTGGACAGGCGGGCCGGCCAAGAGGTGCTTATCCTCGGCTACAGCCACAAGGAACTGACCCTGCCTCCGGACAGCCCGGCCCTGCACCTGGTGCAGCATATCCGCGACGAGTCCCACCGTTTTGCCATTACCGGCCACCGGGGGCAGCGCGCCAAGGCCGCCCGCACCTCCACCTTGGAGGGTATCGAAGGGGTAGGGCCGAAAAAGCGCCAGGCGCTGCTGAAGTTCCTGGGGGGCCTGCAACAAGTCAAGGCGGCCAGTATCGACGAGCTGGCCAAAGTGCCCGGTATAAGTCGTTCATTGGCCGAAAAGATCCATGCTACACTGCACAGCCATTGAAGGGCCTCGCACGACCGCCATGACCATCCCAAACCTGCTTACGCTGTTTCGTCTTCTGCTTATCCCCATTTTCCTGGTGGTATTCTATTTACCCTATTTCTGGGCTCACTACGCCGCCGCTTTTGTGTTCTGGCTGGCCGCCATCACCGATTGGCTGGACGGCTACCTGGCCCGCAAACTCCAGCAATCCACCCCCTTTGGCGCCTTTTTGGACCCTGTTGCCGATAAGGTGATGGTCACCGCCGCCTTGGTGCTGATCGTCCAGCATTTCCAGAGCCTGTGGATCACGGTGCCTGCGGTGATCATGATCAGCCGCGAAATCGTCATCTCGGCCCTGCGCGAGTGGATGGCGGAGCTGGGCAAACGCTCCCATGTGGCGGTGTCCTGGATAGGCAAGGTGAAAACCACCGCCCAGATGCTAGCCCTGATTGGCCTGGTGTCCGGTTGGCAACCCTTCGTGTTCCTGGGCATGCCGCTGCTGTACGTGGCGGTGGTGCTGACCCTGTGGTCCATGATCAGCTACCTGGCCGCCGCCTGGAAGGATCTGTGGAGCAAAGCCGGGGCTTAATGTTCAAAACAGCAGCTACCTGTTTGTTTTTTGGCTAAACAGTCATAACAGAGGCTTTTGCCTTATTGACTCGAACCGGCAGACAGGTAGAATGGCTCGCACTTCAGGGCTGACCTGAAGTACATGAAAATGCGGGAATAGCTCAGTGGTAGAGCACAACCTTGCCAAGGTTGGGGTCGCGAGTTCAAGTCTCGTTTCCCGCTCCAAACAAAGATGATGGGCCATTCAGCCGGTCATCACATGGCGGGCCTGTAAGGCCGGTTATGGGCAGTAACAAGGGCAGGGCAATACTGCGTTTGACTGCAACAATTTAGGCGCGATGGCAGAATGGCTATG from Gallaecimonas xiamenensis 3-C-1 encodes the following:
- the tusC gene encoding sulfurtransferase complex subunit TusC, with the translated sequence MVEKKIGVLFSALPFENQQGREALDAVLAASAYEAPLSLLFIGDGVWQLVKGQDPLQAHSKDYLSTFRALPLYEVDDIYVSGEALAARQLTEDDLALEVKVLNNDGLRQVLAAQDCIYRF
- the uvrY gene encoding UvrY/SirA/GacA family response regulator transcription factor; protein product: MIKVLLVDDHDLVRTGIRRIIEDTKGLKVVGEAQTGEEAIKLCREDAPDVVLMDMNMPGIGGLEATRKLARYCPDTKIIVLTVVTEDPIPQKVMQAGAAGYLTKGANPEEMIKAIRAVSVGQRYLAPDIAQKLALRQFSGTDENPFSQLSDRELQIMMMITKGEKVQDISEKLSLSPKTVNSYRYRLFDKLDITNDVELTHLAIRHGMLDTSKL
- the pgsA gene encoding CDP-diacylglycerol--glycerol-3-phosphate 3-phosphatidyltransferase, with protein sequence MTIPNLLTLFRLLLIPIFLVVFYLPYFWAHYAAAFVFWLAAITDWLDGYLARKLQQSTPFGAFLDPVADKVMVTAALVLIVQHFQSLWITVPAVIMISREIVISALREWMAELGKRSHVAVSWIGKVKTTAQMLALIGLVSGWQPFVFLGMPLLYVAVVLTLWSMISYLAAAWKDLWSKAGA
- a CDS encoding TusE/DsrC/DsvC family sulfur relay protein codes for the protein MLDTIPRDKQGYLLNTADWREELAPLLAAEEGIELTEAHWEIVRFVRDFYAEYKTSPAVRLLVKSVKEKYGEEKGNSPYLFKLFPEGPAKQATKIAGLPKPAKCL
- the uvrC gene encoding excinuclease ABC subunit UvrC yields the protein MFDHKAFLKHLTGQPGVYRMYDADGTVIYVGKAKDLKKRVSSYFTRSQQSPKTLALVANIANIEVTVTNTETEALILENHLIKANRPKYNVLLRDDKSYPYILVSGHRHPRIGVHRGARKEKGDYFGPYPSAGAVRESLKLMQRLFPVRQCDDSVYRNRSRPCLQYQLKRCLAPCVAGYVTDEAYAEQVKLARLFLAGKNQQVIASLVAKMEEAAQGLAFEAAARFRDQIQALRTVQERQWVSGDAEELDIIATAERQGVLAVQVLIVRDNKVLGSRSYFPKIPKDTDSAEALTAFLQQFYLGGMHGRQVPAEVLLDQNLDELALLAEAVSLEAGRKVQFKVKVRGERRRYLELARKNAETALDAQLAHKGTLAGRYKALKGFLALAEPIERMECFDISHTQGTHTVASNVVFGPEGPLKSDYRRFNIDGITPGDDYAAMAQAMARRFKSPEDTLPDILFIDGGKGQLAQAEAHFEDWPRAPLLVGVAKGVDRRAGQEVLILGYSHKELTLPPDSPALHLVQHIRDESHRFAITGHRGQRAKAARTSTLEGIEGVGPKKRQALLKFLGGLQQVKAASIDELAKVPGISRSLAEKIHATLHSH
- a CDS encoding GIY-YIG nuclease family protein, which produces MLGDKAWFLYLVRTAKGHLYTGITLDVARRFAEHQAGKGAKALRGKGPLTLVYWELVGAHSAALKRELTVKALSKARKEALVSAFCGSGSKAKDC
- a CDS encoding DsrH/TusB family sulfur metabolism protein, which encodes MSTLHIIANRQAFARAQELMEGCDAVLFQGDGCYQALDALPSLPCYWVAADARARALGSRCPEAVTAIDWPKVVALTLEYDKTVTW
- the tusD gene encoding sulfurtransferase complex subunit TusD, with the protein product MATFTLLITDSPQAALAFAEAALAQGHRLTSVFFYGEAVRAANALIPAVGDEPHIGHQWRDFAKAQGLELAVCVAAAERRGILDEEQAQAHDLACAMAAPFRQAGLGELVTASAQSNRTVQW
- a CDS encoding rubredoxin, with protein sequence MKYRKFECTVCGHIYDEEQGEPEEGIAPGTLWDDIPDDWVCPECGAAKADYVEIAPA
- the nadE gene encoding ammonia-dependent NAD(+) synthetase; its protein translation is MSIENEIRLEMRVQPQIDVEQEVRRRVDFIKRTLKSANLSTLVLGISGGVDSTTCGRLAQLAVDELNDESSEDKAYRFIAVRLPYGVQKDEDEAQLAVQFIQPSHAVSVNIQAGVDGLSAAAHDGLAPTGLVPEDDFHRDFVKGNVKARSRMIAQYEIAGLTHGLVLGTDHSAENITGFYTKWGDGACDLAPLFGLSKRQVRALAKHLGAPDLLVGKVPTADLESLTPQKADEAALGLTYDEIDDFLEGKSVSDDVRDRLVQIYLRTQHKRKPIPTLYD
- a CDS encoding Bax inhibitor-1/YccA family protein, translated to MQQYSVHTQTAPGVVSTNKVLRNTYWLLGMTLAFSALVAYVAMSLKLPPPGILITLVGFYGLLFLTHKTANSGAGILSVFALTGFMGYTLGPIISLYLGAGLGDVVALALAGTATVFFALSAYVLISGKDMSFLGGMLQAGFWVLLLMIVASFFVKAQAFHLVLSGLFIMFSSAVILYQTSDIIQGGERNYIRATVTLFVSIYNIFVSLLNILGIMNDD